A window from uncultured Desulfobacter sp. encodes these proteins:
- a CDS encoding metal-dependent transcriptional regulator — protein sequence MPKSLDLSESLEDYLETILELQTTNTVARSKDIAERLDIKRGSVTGMLKKLAAQELINYEPYGYVTLTAKGEKIAKEIEKRHIMLKDFLVRFIGVEEQKADDTACRMEHAMDTSTFKKFQAFIQSMDE from the coding sequence ATGCCTAAATCACTAGACTTGTCCGAAAGCCTGGAAGACTATCTTGAAACCATACTTGAACTCCAAACAACCAATACGGTTGCCCGTTCAAAAGATATTGCCGAACGGCTCGACATAAAACGCGGATCTGTCACCGGGATGCTCAAAAAACTGGCAGCCCAGGAACTGATCAATTACGAACCCTACGGCTATGTGACCCTGACAGCCAAAGGTGAAAAAATAGCAAAAGAGATTGAAAAGCGCCATATTATGTTAAAAGATTTTCTCGTCCGTTTTATCGGTGTAGAAGAACAAAAGGCTGATGACACGGCATGTCGCATGGAGCATGCCATGGACACATCCACCTTTAAAAAATTCCAGGCCTTTATTCAATCCATGGACGAATAA
- a CDS encoding tRNA pseudouridine(38-40) synthase TruA, which produces MKKEKLFHYLIHIQYLGFRYHGWQKQPGVKTIEGMIEKTLGFIFETLEEKPGFRILGTSRTDAKVSANQSAFMLFVHDALDMQALQSKLNINLPNDIRVTGVEERSSTFNIIHSPKVKEYLYLFACGCKSHPFCAAMMHTVMDDLDIELMKQGARLFEGQHHFGSYCTKPGPETSLERNIRVCRIEENTEFQASFFPEKSWLLRIQASGFLRYQVRLIMGQLFKLGKKDIDLNRIKQSLSGSQAQPLKEIAPGSGLILNKIIFQTD; this is translated from the coding sequence TTGAAAAAAGAGAAATTATTCCATTATCTGATTCATATCCAGTATCTGGGGTTCCGGTACCATGGCTGGCAGAAGCAGCCAGGTGTAAAAACCATTGAAGGCATGATTGAAAAAACGCTTGGCTTTATCTTTGAAACCTTAGAGGAAAAGCCCGGCTTCAGGATTTTGGGCACCAGCCGGACCGATGCAAAAGTCTCGGCGAATCAATCCGCATTCATGCTTTTTGTCCATGATGCACTGGATATGCAAGCACTGCAGTCAAAATTAAATATAAACCTGCCCAACGATATCCGTGTGACAGGCGTGGAAGAAAGATCAAGTACCTTTAATATTATCCATTCTCCCAAAGTAAAAGAATACCTTTACCTGTTTGCATGTGGATGCAAAAGCCACCCCTTCTGTGCGGCCATGATGCATACGGTTATGGACGATCTTGATATTGAATTGATGAAACAAGGCGCCAGGCTCTTTGAAGGGCAGCATCATTTTGGTTCATACTGTACAAAACCCGGCCCGGAAACCAGCCTGGAACGAAACATTCGTGTCTGCCGGATTGAAGAAAACACTGAATTCCAGGCCAGTTTTTTTCCGGAAAAAAGCTGGCTGCTCAGGATTCAGGCATCTGGTTTTTTAAGATACCAGGTCCGTTTAATCATGGGCCAGTTGTTTAAACTCGGTAAAAAAGATATCGACCTAAACCGCATTAAACAATCCCTTTCAGGCAGTCAGGCCCAGCCGTTGAAAGAAATTGCGCCCGGGTCAGGCTTGATTTTAAATAAAATAATATTTCAGACAGATTGA
- a CDS encoding efflux RND transporter permease subunit, protein MKALGKWSVEHHVTVNLVMVFLIVAGMFTAIHMKREMFPQFSLDMISISVEYPGASPEDVEEGICIKIEEQLKSLENIKTMYSTAVEGHAAVTLELDAGTDITEKLNEVRTEIDLIDSFPTEAEDPVVVEIKNNEPAIYVAVYGDVGERILKQTADKIRDDLVDFEEISLAELMGVREYEISVEISEENLRKFSLSFDDVVGAVGTGSLELPGGLIKTSGGEFLVRAKGKRYTGAEYEQIPLVTRADGTVVSLGDVARVVDGFEDQDLQSRFNGQPAAMVVVKRTSSQDTIAISNRVLSYIDDVQDDLPKGVHIGHWYNIADMVQERIDLLLKNGIQGILLVFVVLALFLDLGLAFWVASGIPITFMGAFLFLEYIGASVNMLSLFGFIMTLGILVDDAIILGENVYTHYAAGKTPKQAVMAAMEQVGAPVVMAVATTIVAFAPLMFITGIMGKFIAVMPQSVICILVISLLEAFFILPAHLEGTLSRPAAADRRPKIYKILFFWIHWLKTDIFYIHGVVRNRMERGLNRVIYDYYLPLLRYCIKNRYFTLVLGVGCLIISIGLIAGGHVPYTFFPKTDSDWMLSEIVYPLGTPFSTTQNTIKQIEAGAFKLNDYFRDRVEDHKDILVNTFSLVGVIPQRDWKEGVAGGHCGIAWMEIVPAAMRPEILASEVVTKWREFTGNILGAEQSTFTVIGGGPGGNPIEIRLHGSELAQMAAAAKALKEEISSYPGTFDITDDFRPGKMEKQVYIRPGAKALGVTMADIATQLRQAYYGDEVLKIQRGKDDIKVMVRYSKLERETESSIDRLRIRTKDNREIPLNQVARIETRRGYAAIKRVDRHRVITVTSDLDEDVANARNIVKDLSDNFLPDMVKRFPGVDYDLEGQAKRSKESMESLMKGFIVAAMIIFLLLASQFSSYSQPLIIMTAIPFGLIGAILGHLIMGLDITMISIFGIVALSGVVVNDSLILIDFINVEVAKGTKVFEAVVKSGETRFRPVILTSFTTVAGLAPLLTETSFQAKFLIPMAVSISFGLVAATVLTLIFVPALYVVLRELFQLLTGGSDIQNNGA, encoded by the coding sequence ATGAAAGCCCTGGGAAAATGGTCGGTGGAGCACCATGTTACGGTGAACCTGGTCATGGTATTTCTAATTGTGGCCGGGATGTTCACGGCCATACACATGAAACGGGAAATGTTTCCGCAGTTCTCTTTGGATATGATCAGTATTTCCGTGGAATATCCCGGCGCTTCCCCCGAGGATGTGGAAGAGGGCATCTGCATCAAAATTGAAGAGCAGCTCAAAAGCCTTGAAAATATAAAAACCATGTATTCCACTGCGGTGGAAGGTCATGCCGCAGTGACCCTTGAGCTCGATGCCGGTACGGACATCACCGAGAAACTCAACGAGGTCAGAACTGAAATTGACCTGATCGACTCTTTTCCCACCGAGGCCGAAGATCCTGTGGTGGTCGAGATTAAAAATAATGAACCGGCCATCTATGTGGCGGTTTACGGTGATGTGGGCGAGCGAATCCTTAAGCAGACGGCCGATAAAATCCGGGATGACCTGGTGGATTTTGAAGAGATCTCCCTGGCCGAACTCATGGGTGTCCGGGAATATGAGATTTCAGTGGAAATTTCCGAAGAAAATCTGCGCAAATTTTCTCTCTCCTTTGATGATGTGGTCGGTGCCGTGGGAACCGGAAGCCTTGAATTGCCCGGCGGACTGATTAAGACCTCGGGCGGCGAGTTTTTGGTTCGGGCCAAAGGGAAACGGTACACCGGTGCCGAATACGAACAGATTCCTCTGGTGACAAGGGCTGACGGCACAGTGGTAAGCCTCGGGGATGTGGCCCGGGTGGTTGACGGGTTTGAGGACCAGGACCTTCAATCCCGGTTCAATGGGCAGCCGGCGGCCATGGTGGTGGTGAAGCGCACCAGTTCCCAAGACACCATTGCCATTTCAAACCGGGTACTTTCCTATATTGATGATGTTCAAGATGATCTGCCCAAAGGCGTCCATATCGGGCACTGGTACAATATAGCGGATATGGTCCAGGAGCGGATCGATCTTTTGCTGAAAAACGGCATCCAGGGCATTCTCCTGGTGTTTGTGGTGCTGGCTCTGTTCCTGGATTTAGGACTTGCGTTCTGGGTGGCATCGGGGATTCCCATCACTTTCATGGGGGCATTTCTTTTCCTGGAATACATCGGTGCGTCGGTGAATATGCTCTCTTTATTCGGGTTTATCATGACCCTGGGCATCCTTGTGGATGACGCCATTATTTTGGGGGAGAACGTATACACCCACTACGCTGCAGGCAAAACGCCCAAGCAGGCTGTGATGGCGGCCATGGAACAGGTGGGCGCGCCTGTGGTCATGGCGGTGGCCACGACCATCGTGGCATTTGCCCCGCTGATGTTCATCACCGGCATCATGGGAAAGTTCATCGCCGTCATGCCCCAGTCCGTGATTTGTATTCTTGTTATCTCTCTGCTGGAGGCCTTTTTCATCCTTCCTGCGCATTTGGAAGGCACATTGTCCCGCCCTGCGGCTGCAGATCGCAGACCGAAAATTTATAAAATACTGTTTTTCTGGATTCACTGGCTTAAAACAGATATTTTTTATATTCACGGTGTGGTGAGAAACCGGATGGAACGGGGGCTGAACCGCGTTATTTATGATTATTATCTTCCATTGTTACGTTATTGCATTAAAAACAGGTATTTTACCCTGGTATTGGGCGTGGGGTGCCTGATCATAAGTATCGGTCTGATTGCCGGCGGGCATGTGCCCTATACATTTTTTCCAAAAACCGACTCCGACTGGATGCTGTCGGAAATTGTCTATCCTCTGGGCACCCCCTTCAGTACCACCCAGAATACGATTAAGCAGATTGAGGCCGGGGCCTTTAAGCTCAACGATTATTTCCGGGACCGTGTTGAGGATCACAAGGATATTCTTGTAAATACCTTCTCTTTGGTGGGGGTTATACCACAACGGGATTGGAAGGAGGGGGTGGCGGGCGGACATTGCGGCATTGCCTGGATGGAGATTGTACCGGCGGCCATGCGTCCGGAAATTCTTGCTTCGGAGGTGGTGACCAAATGGCGGGAATTCACCGGAAACATCCTTGGGGCAGAGCAGTCTACATTTACAGTCATCGGTGGCGGACCCGGGGGAAATCCCATTGAGATTCGTCTGCACGGCAGCGAACTTGCCCAGATGGCGGCTGCAGCAAAGGCGCTTAAAGAAGAAATTTCATCCTATCCGGGCACCTTTGACATCACTGATGATTTCAGGCCCGGTAAGATGGAAAAACAGGTTTATATCCGGCCTGGTGCTAAAGCTTTAGGTGTCACCATGGCCGATATCGCCACCCAGCTTCGACAGGCCTATTATGGGGATGAAGTCCTTAAAATCCAGCGGGGCAAAGATGATATCAAGGTGATGGTCAGGTATTCCAAGCTGGAACGGGAAACCGAATCCAGTATAGACCGGCTTCGTATCCGGACAAAGGATAACCGGGAAATCCCCTTGAACCAGGTGGCCCGCATTGAGACCCGGCGCGGATATGCCGCAATTAAGCGTGTGGACAGGCACAGGGTGATTACGGTGACATCTGACCTTGATGAAGACGTTGCCAATGCCAGAAATATTGTAAAGGATTTGAGTGACAATTTTCTGCCCGACATGGTCAAGCGGTTCCCCGGGGTTGACTATGACCTTGAAGGCCAGGCCAAACGCAGCAAAGAGTCCATGGAAAGCCTTATGAAGGGGTTTATTGTGGCTGCCATGATCATTTTCCTGCTTTTGGCCAGCCAGTTTTCTTCCTACAGCCAGCCGTTGATCATTATGACTGCGATCCCCTTTGGGCTCATCGGGGCGATCCTGGGACATTTGATCATGGGGCTGGATATTACCATGATTTCAATTTTCGGCATTGTGGCGCTCTCAGGTGTTGTGGTCAACGACTCTTTGATTCTCATTGATTTTATCAATGTTGAAGTGGCCAAGGGAACAAAGGTGTTTGAGGCCGTGGTCAAGTCCGGTGAAACCCGGTTCCGTCCGGTGATTTTAACCTCGTTTACCACGGTGGCCGGCCTTGCTCCGCTTCTGACGGAAACAAGCTTTCAGGCCAAGTTTCTTATTCCCATGGCCGTCAGTATCAGTTTTGGTCTGGTTGCGGCCACGGTGCTGACCCTGATTTTTGTTCCGGCGTTATATGTGGTGCTCCGTGAATTGTTCCAGCTTTTAACCGGTGGGTCTGATATTCAAAATAATGGTGCATGA
- a CDS encoding RtcB family protein: MEWVKKEEKYKVPIKSWCLNLEELAMKQAEDLAMHPVVFHHVALMPDCHPGYGMPIGGVIAADNAVIPNAVGVDIGCGMGSVRTNLPVSETSRNSLREVVTLVKKYVPCGEGNAHKAPQAWENLDDIEAYEDRGWFSSHVKELAYKNLGSLGGGNHFIEIQAGDDDRIWLMIHSGSRHLGNVIARFYNETAVKLNKNKNIDTPGIDLAFLPTETPQGQNYINDMNFALSYARENRRKIMTRFKDAFTEVFPGTEFADEVNIHHNYAALENHFNKNVWVHRKGATSAKQGEIGIIPGSMGTPSFIIEGRGNPESFMSCSHGAGRILGRLQATRELTPEDCDQAMQGIVFDRWNKVRRVKAKGMYDLGEAPQAYKNIEIVIEAQRDLIKPLHKLRPLGVVKG, translated from the coding sequence ATGGAATGGGTAAAAAAAGAAGAAAAATATAAAGTTCCGATCAAGTCCTGGTGTTTAAATCTCGAAGAACTTGCAATGAAACAAGCCGAGGATCTGGCCATGCATCCCGTTGTTTTCCACCACGTAGCCCTGATGCCCGACTGCCATCCGGGTTACGGCATGCCCATCGGCGGTGTAATAGCCGCTGACAATGCTGTTATCCCTAATGCCGTGGGCGTAGATATTGGTTGCGGTATGGGATCTGTAAGAACAAACCTTCCTGTGTCCGAAACTAGCCGGAACAGCTTAAGAGAAGTGGTCACATTGGTTAAAAAATATGTGCCCTGCGGGGAAGGAAACGCCCATAAAGCGCCACAGGCATGGGAAAATCTTGATGACATAGAAGCGTATGAAGACAGAGGATGGTTCTCGTCCCATGTCAAAGAACTTGCTTATAAAAATTTAGGCAGCCTTGGCGGCGGCAACCATTTCATTGAAATCCAGGCCGGCGATGACGACCGGATCTGGCTGATGATCCACTCTGGTTCCCGGCATCTGGGCAATGTTATCGCACGTTTTTATAATGAAACAGCTGTTAAACTAAATAAAAATAAAAACATAGACACACCGGGAATTGACCTGGCATTTTTGCCGACAGAGACACCCCAAGGACAAAATTATATCAATGATATGAATTTTGCCCTCTCCTATGCCCGGGAAAACCGCAGAAAAATCATGACCCGGTTCAAGGATGCCTTTACGGAGGTCTTCCCCGGGACTGAATTTGCAGATGAAGTTAATATTCACCATAACTATGCGGCCCTGGAAAATCATTTCAATAAAAATGTATGGGTCCATAGAAAAGGGGCAACCTCCGCCAAACAAGGCGAGATCGGAATCATTCCCGGTTCAATGGGAACCCCGTCCTTCATTATTGAAGGACGGGGTAATCCTGAATCGTTCATGTCCTGTTCCCATGGTGCAGGGCGCATCCTGGGACGGCTGCAGGCGACCAGAGAACTCACACCCGAAGACTGTGATCAGGCCATGCAGGGCATTGTTTTCGACCGCTGGAATAAGGTCAGGCGCGTCAAAGCCAAGGGCATGTACGATCTCGGGGAAGCACCCCAGGCATATAAAAATATTGAGATTGTAATTGAAGCCCAGCGTGATTTGATCAAGCCCCTGCACAAGCTTCGTCCCCTCGGGGTTGTGAAAGGATAA
- a CDS encoding efflux RND transporter periplasmic adaptor subunit, with protein MPSLLYRVIRVAVVLLLAAGVALWLFFSREKPQKKAMARIPPTVLCVPAVSSSSNMAVEAFGTVTPRNSVKLAMEIAGRIDYIHPDFREGASVNRGDVLLRIDQRTLVLNEKNARVQVDQARADMALLKQETVNLKADEALARSNLSLAFKELERIRALAKNQFASKTTLDKAEQQYLTAKNQLQNITNAQELVPSRMAVKKSVLASAQAALATASLMLEKSEIKAGFDGFVMTKQVQVGEYVNPGQVLGVIYEKDALDVDIRIPLEELQWLGSVFENGGRPQVRLTIANMEGGRSPVWPGQVARIKAAVDEKTRTMPMTVEIGTLDVKDPLLLLRPGVFVKCRVKGEQRENVFKVPRTLMRSPDTLYLARTDHLVIQKVKVIRRFEDDVYIAGGLAPGDLIIESPLPGAVDGMPVTVKKAGDNP; from the coding sequence ATGCCGTCTTTGTTATATCGAGTGATACGGGTGGCTGTGGTCCTGCTGCTTGCAGCAGGCGTGGCGCTGTGGCTGTTTTTTTCCAGGGAAAAACCCCAAAAAAAGGCAATGGCCCGCATTCCGCCGACGGTGCTGTGTGTGCCTGCAGTATCAAGCAGTTCTAATATGGCCGTTGAAGCCTTTGGTACGGTGACACCCCGGAACAGTGTGAAACTGGCCATGGAGATTGCGGGCCGTATTGATTATATCCATCCCGATTTCCGGGAAGGCGCATCAGTTAATAGGGGTGACGTCCTTTTAAGGATTGACCAGCGAACCCTTGTCCTGAATGAAAAAAATGCCCGGGTCCAGGTGGATCAGGCCCGGGCCGATATGGCTCTGCTCAAGCAGGAGACGGTGAATTTAAAGGCCGATGAAGCACTTGCCCGCTCTAATCTATCGTTGGCATTCAAAGAGCTGGAACGGATCCGGGCATTGGCCAAAAATCAGTTTGCGTCCAAAACCACGTTGGATAAGGCGGAACAACAGTATTTAACCGCGAAAAATCAGCTTCAGAATATTACCAATGCCCAGGAGCTTGTGCCGTCTCGCATGGCCGTTAAAAAATCGGTCCTGGCGTCGGCCCAGGCAGCATTGGCAACGGCCTCTCTGATGCTTGAAAAATCTGAAATTAAAGCTGGATTTGATGGATTTGTGATGACAAAGCAGGTTCAGGTCGGGGAATATGTGAATCCAGGCCAGGTGCTTGGGGTCATATATGAAAAAGATGCCCTGGATGTTGATATCCGCATCCCCCTTGAAGAGCTTCAATGGCTGGGCTCTGTTTTTGAAAACGGCGGACGCCCCCAGGTGCGTTTGACCATTGCCAATATGGAAGGTGGGCGCTCTCCGGTGTGGCCCGGTCAGGTGGCCCGGATTAAAGCGGCTGTTGACGAAAAAACCCGGACCATGCCCATGACTGTTGAAATCGGTACCTTAGATGTTAAGGATCCCTTGCTGCTGCTTCGACCCGGTGTTTTTGTCAAATGCCGCGTTAAAGGAGAGCAAAGGGAGAATGTGTTCAAGGTGCCGAGAACACTCATGCGATCTCCGGACACCCTTTATCTGGCCCGGACAGACCATCTTGTAATTCAAAAGGTCAAAGTGATCCGGCGGTTTGAAGATGATGTCTATATCGCCGGGGGGCTGGCACCGGGGGATTTGATCATTGAGTCCCCTTTACCCGGGGCGGTGGACGGTATGCCCGTCACCGTTAAAAAGGCCGGGGACAATCCATGA
- a CDS encoding iron-containing alcohol dehydrogenase, translating into MLLDFSFYNPTKIYFGKDSLGNLKNELVNYGDTVLLAYGKTAIKRIGLYDQVISILKDAGKKVIELSGVMPNPTYAKLMEGAELVRDNNVSLILAVGGGSVIDLAKGISVSAYCDGDPFQKYWVKFEKVANKTVPVASILTMVGTGSEMNGGSVITHEDTKIKSGRVFPPECYPKFSILNPEYTFSVSQYQMLSGVFDTMSHLMEQYFSGDDNNTTDYIIEALLKSSIDNLRAALKNPEDYESRSNLMWNATLALNTVTGVSKAQDWEVHMIEHQLGAYTDCAHGMGLAAISLPYYRHIYSYGLDKFVRFASEIWGISPEGKTKDDVARKGLDALENFTKECGIVTSLEELGATRDMLPKIAESSVILGGGYKKLTTGDILKILEACF; encoded by the coding sequence ATGCTTTTGGATTTTTCCTTCTACAATCCAACAAAAATCTATTTTGGAAAAGATTCTCTTGGAAACCTTAAAAATGAGTTGGTCAATTACGGAGATACCGTTCTTTTGGCCTATGGCAAAACTGCGATAAAACGCATCGGTCTTTACGATCAGGTCATCTCGATTTTGAAAGATGCCGGTAAAAAGGTGATCGAACTGTCAGGCGTCATGCCAAATCCGACCTATGCCAAACTCATGGAAGGCGCTGAACTTGTGCGCGACAACAATGTCAGCCTTATCCTGGCCGTTGGTGGCGGCTCTGTGATTGACCTGGCAAAGGGTATCTCTGTTTCTGCTTACTGCGATGGGGATCCGTTTCAAAAATATTGGGTGAAGTTTGAAAAGGTTGCCAACAAGACTGTTCCTGTTGCCTCCATATTGACCATGGTGGGCACCGGTTCTGAGATGAACGGCGGGTCCGTCATTACCCACGAGGATACGAAAATTAAATCCGGCAGGGTTTTTCCGCCCGAATGTTATCCCAAATTTTCAATACTGAACCCGGAATATACTTTTTCAGTATCACAATACCAGATGCTCAGCGGCGTTTTTGATACCATGTCCCACCTGATGGAACAGTATTTTTCAGGTGATGACAATAATACAACGGATTATATTATCGAAGCCCTGCTGAAATCATCCATTGATAATCTTCGGGCGGCTTTGAAAAATCCCGAAGATTATGAGTCAAGAAGCAATCTCATGTGGAATGCAACCCTTGCGCTGAATACCGTTACAGGTGTTTCAAAAGCACAGGACTGGGAAGTTCACATGATTGAACACCAACTGGGAGCCTACACCGACTGCGCACATGGCATGGGCCTTGCCGCGATTTCATTGCCCTACTATCGCCATATTTATTCATACGGCCTTGATAAATTTGTCCGGTTTGCCTCTGAAATATGGGGTATTTCCCCCGAGGGAAAAACAAAGGATGATGTGGCCCGGAAAGGACTGGATGCGCTTGAGAACTTCACAAAAGAGTGCGGTATTGTCACTTCCCTTGAAGAACTTGGCGCCACCAGAGACATGCTGCCTAAGATTGCTGAATCATCCGTCATTCTTGGCGGCGGATATAAAAAATTGACCACCGGCGACATTTTAAAGATTTTGGAAGCCTGCTTTTAG
- a CDS encoding YebG family protein, with protein sequence MSVIVQYIVVRNGDEKMTFATKKEADAYDKMLDIADNLFDFLGNSNIVLDEAHKEEIALLLAEKREEVMPILRGVSPKAKTERKKSASVQGSAKNRGKTAAKQAASKSAGTSEGKNTASEVTSDSKSTSRSKEAS encoded by the coding sequence ATGTCCGTAATCGTCCAATATATTGTTGTCAGGAATGGAGATGAAAAGATGACATTCGCGACAAAAAAAGAGGCCGATGCCTATGACAAGATGTTAGATATTGCTGACAATTTATTTGATTTTCTTGGAAATTCTAATATCGTTCTTGATGAAGCTCATAAAGAAGAGATTGCTCTTCTGTTAGCTGAAAAACGCGAAGAGGTGATGCCTATTTTAAGGGGTGTTTCTCCCAAAGCCAAAACTGAACGGAAAAAGAGTGCTTCTGTCCAGGGATCTGCCAAAAACCGCGGTAAGACAGCGGCAAAACAGGCTGCATCAAAATCGGCCGGCACATCCGAGGGAAAAAATACCGCATCTGAAGTCACGTCTGATTCCAAATCAACTTCCCGATCAAAAGAAGCATCTTAA
- a CDS encoding class I SAM-dependent methyltransferase, protein MDNMFTEQIWMDAWVNDTAGKDTLAVHKGYATAQFWDKASVTYNTDKNEIRSRRTARALAALREKGLLFEGMRVLDIGCGTGIMSLALAQEGAQVTAMDFSSGMLDRFKADIPEHLNSKITLVQEDWHQLDIRQRGWENAFDLVLAFMSPAVASPEAFLKMMECAAKGCAIRGWAARRQPDVFKDLWAMIMNGPLDDKPQSILYKINLLFSMGLYPDVYFDAVEWDQMIAVETETDNQVAFFTKVTGKSEEEIRPVIHSYLQNRAGKGQVRKKQKGLTATAVFLVDSLI, encoded by the coding sequence ATGGATAATATGTTTACCGAACAGATCTGGATGGATGCCTGGGTCAATGATACGGCAGGCAAAGATACCCTTGCCGTGCATAAAGGATATGCAACGGCACAGTTCTGGGATAAGGCGTCGGTAACATATAATACCGATAAAAATGAAATCAGAAGTCGGCGTACGGCCCGGGCTCTGGCGGCGCTCAGGGAAAAAGGCCTGTTGTTTGAGGGCATGCGTGTTCTTGATATCGGCTGCGGTACCGGGATTATGTCGTTGGCCCTGGCCCAGGAAGGGGCCCAGGTAACGGCCATGGATTTTTCTTCGGGTATGCTTGACCGGTTCAAGGCGGATATCCCCGAACACCTGAACAGCAAAATCACCCTTGTCCAGGAAGACTGGCACCAGCTGGATATCCGGCAGCGGGGATGGGAAAACGCCTTTGATCTGGTACTGGCTTTCATGTCACCGGCCGTGGCCTCACCCGAGGCGTTTTTAAAAATGATGGAATGCGCTGCAAAGGGGTGCGCCATCAGAGGCTGGGCGGCCCGGCGTCAGCCCGACGTGTTCAAGGATTTATGGGCAATGATCATGAACGGTCCTTTGGACGATAAGCCCCAGAGTATTCTTTATAAAATTAATCTGCTTTTTTCCATGGGGCTCTATCCGGATGTCTATTTTGATGCGGTGGAATGGGACCAGATGATTGCTGTGGAAACCGAAACCGATAACCAGGTTGCTTTTTTTACAAAAGTGACTGGGAAATCTGAGGAGGAGATCCGGCCCGTGATTCATTCATACTTGCAGAACCGGGCCGGAAAAGGACAGGTCAGAAAAAAGCAGAAGGGGTTGACCGCAACTGCTGTTTTTCTGGTTGATTCTTTGATTTAA
- a CDS encoding MarR family transcriptional regulator → MRITIDLEFSEETTQLLHSTIKKVQNLIPGKAFNLSIHEPPKNNLPPETTDAGSDVEAVSPPPKAKNRQMKKNFRKGILNLINKNSGLSPQEIQTMTGLTGKQISNVVSLLKRDGLVERVKGKYYKKIESETPVDQAEHVAPE, encoded by the coding sequence ATGAGAATAACCATAGACCTTGAATTTAGCGAAGAAACAACGCAGCTACTCCATTCAACGATCAAGAAAGTCCAGAATCTTATTCCAGGAAAAGCATTCAATCTTTCGATCCATGAGCCCCCAAAAAACAATCTCCCACCTGAGACGACGGATGCAGGCAGTGATGTTGAAGCTGTTTCTCCGCCCCCTAAAGCTAAGAACCGGCAAATGAAAAAGAACTTTCGAAAAGGCATTTTAAATCTGATCAATAAGAACTCAGGCCTTTCCCCCCAAGAAATCCAAACGATGACGGGATTAACAGGTAAACAGATTTCCAATGTCGTTTCTCTCTTAAAAAGAGACGGGTTGGTGGAGCGGGTAAAGGGGAAATACTACAAAAAAATTGAGTCTGAAACACCGGTGGACCAAGCGGAACATGTAGCCCCTGAATAA
- a CDS encoding sulfite exporter TauE/SafE family protein, with amino-acid sequence MTYIAIYLLVGSVAGVMAGLLGIGGGLIIVPLLTVIFTSLGMNHSVIVHLALGTSLASIVFTSLSSVRSHFKRGSVNRSVVVRITPGIIAGSYTGTWVAAMLSTNILKGFFGLFILYVATQMLVGIKAKEGRTIPGTFGIFGCGCGIGLFSSLAGIGGGTLGVPFLVWCNTKIREAIGTAAGIGFPIAVTGALGYIINGWGAADRPLHCLGFVYLPALIGIVSASILTAPLGVKLAHSLPVEKLKKIFALLLYAVSAKMLLSIVM; translated from the coding sequence ATGACATATATTGCAATTTACCTTCTTGTCGGCAGTGTGGCCGGTGTTATGGCAGGACTCTTGGGGATCGGCGGCGGATTGATCATCGTTCCGCTGCTCACCGTTATCTTTACAAGCCTTGGGATGAATCACAGCGTTATCGTCCACCTGGCCCTTGGCACTTCCCTTGCCAGTATTGTTTTTACCAGCCTGTCCAGCGTCCGTTCCCACTTCAAACGCGGTAGCGTGAACCGGTCGGTTGTGGTCCGGATCACGCCTGGGATTATTGCGGGCAGTTATACCGGAACCTGGGTTGCTGCCATGCTGTCTACCAATATCCTCAAGGGTTTTTTCGGACTTTTTATCCTGTATGTGGCTACCCAGATGCTTGTGGGGATCAAAGCCAAGGAAGGCCGTACTATTCCCGGAACCTTTGGCATATTCGGCTGCGGGTGCGGCATCGGCCTGTTCTCCAGCCTTGCAGGCATCGGCGGTGGAACCCTTGGCGTGCCTTTTCTGGTCTGGTGCAACACCAAAATCCGCGAGGCCATCGGCACCGCGGCAGGCATCGGATTCCCCATCGCGGTCACCGGTGCCTTGGGCTATATCATTAACGGATGGGGCGCTGCCGATCGACCGCTCCACTGCCTGGGATTCGTCTATCTTCCGGCCCTGATCGGTATTGTATCGGCCAGCATTCTCACCGCACCCCTCGGCGTAAAGCTTGCCCACAGTCTTCCCGTGGAAAAGCTCAAGAAGATTTTTGCACTGCTGCTCTATGCGGTCAGCGCCAAGATGCTGCTGTCAATTGTGATGTAG